The sequence CGGCACCCAGAACCCGGGAGCAGAAGCTCAGGCGAGCGGCCGGAAGTACCCGGTGAACGAGACGGCCGCCAGGCGGCGGCATCCGCCGCGTGGGTGGCGAGAATCCCGCCGATGAGCTCGGCGTGGGCCCGGCCGAGTCGCACGGATTCGGTTCAGGCTCTCGACGGCGGAAGGTGGCCGCGGCTGCGCAGGGTCCGGCGTCGTGGCCGGGCGCCCTGGCATTCTCGCCTAGGTGAGCAGTTCTCACTTTGCCCTCGAGCCCAGCCGCTGCAACGCTCTGTTCGTGCCCTCTCTCCTCAGGCCAGCCATCGCGGCAGGTTCTTTGTCTCCCGCCCAGCCTGTTCTGACCGACGGAACGCTCACCCTACGGCCGTGGATCACTGGCGACATCCCCGGACTGGTGGCGGCGTACGCAGAGCCCGAGATCCAGCGGTGGCACGCTCGGTCGATGTCGGTAGCGGAGGCCGGTGACTGGATAGCGGACGCAGGCCAGACGTGGTCGGCGGGAACGGCAGCAAGTTGGGCTGTCGAGACCGACAGCCTGCTGGCCGGTCGCATGACCCTCAGATTTCACCTGCCCGACGGGTTCGCTGAAGCGGCGTACTGGACCCGGAGTACGTTCAGCGGACGTGGGGTCGCCTCTCGTGCGCTGCACGCGGCCACGGAGTGGGCCTTCTCGATCGGCATGCATCGAGTGGAGCTTGAACACTCCACGTTGAACTCCGCTTCGTGCCGAGTTGCCCTCAAGGCGGGGTTCACCGCAGAGGGGACTCGCCGTGAGGGGGCGCTGCACACCGACGGGTGGCACGACATGCACACCCACGGCAAGATTTCGGCAGAGGCGACGGGCAGTCAGGCGACGATGCCGTGCGCGTGACCCCGGTGGGGAGCCCATGCCGCACGCGTGCCCCCGGTCGGGCGACGACGCCGCACGCAGCGGCCGGGGGACATCCGTACTGGGGCAGGTCACCCGACGCCTCGCACGGGTGCAGCCCCTATGCGGCGGTGCCGGCCTGGTCCGCAGGGATGATCAGTTCGAGGTACTCACGCAGTCCAGCGGCGACGTCAATAGCAGGATTCAGCAGCCATTGGGTCTGCAGCCCGTCCCAGAGCGCGATCAACGATGCCGCCGCGCGCTCCGGGTCTACCCCGTCCCGCAACTTCCCCAGAATCTGCAGCTCGCGGAGCTCATCCGTGTATTCAGTGCGCAGTCGATCGAAGCGCTGCACGAAGTAGGACCGGCCAGGGTAGTCGTCGGTGACCGACTCACCGCACAGCACCGCATAGAGCTCAATCAGTCCCGGCACGCTCTCATTGAGGTGTGCCTGCTCCACGATCTGGTCCTGGAAGGCCATCCCTTCACCCAACTGGCTGGAGTCGGAGACTTCGTCCCGCCTGGCCAGGACCGCGACGAGCAGGTCGCGCTTGGAGGGGAAGTAGTGCAGCAGCGCCGTCTGGCTCAGTCCGACACGGTCGGCGACATCCTGCAACGATCCACCGCGATAGCCGTTCGCCGCGAACACCGCGAACGCCGCCGCGACAATGCTCCGGCGACGATACGCAGACTTCGCGTAGGGACCGCGGCGACGCGGCTTAGCCTCCTGTGCCATGGCTCCACACTAACGTCGAATGAATGTTGAGTGGGTACTCAACATTGATGCTACCGTCAATCCTGATGCTTGCGCACACCTCTCGCGACGAACACTGGGGGAGCCAGGCGTGGACCACTCGCCTCGGAGCTCCACCGCGGGGGCGCTCGTGGTTCCCGCGATCGGGCCCGACTCACCCAGTCGCCGCATCGATCGTCACCCATGACCGCCGACGCGTCCCGTTCATTGCGCTCACGATGACCGTGCAGAGGTGGTGACTACTGTGGCCGCTGGCAGCTCCCACACTTCCAGGAGAACAATGGATATCTACGCTCATCGTGGCGCATCGATCGAGTTGCCGGAGAACACGCTTGGAGCCTTTGCGAAAGCGATCGAGTACGGCGTCGACGGTGTCGAGCTGGATTGCTATCGGGCCCGGGACGGGCGGATCGTGGTGATCCATGACGAGACCCTGGAGCGCACCACCAATGCCACTGGCCCGGTGCGGGAGCGGACCGCGGCCGAACTGCGCCAGGTCGATGCCGGCCAGAGCGAGTATGTCCCCACTCTCGACGAGGTGCTTGCTCTGGTGGCCGGGAAGGTGCGGGTCAACATCGAGATCAAGGATCCCGAAGCCGTCGATGGAGTGATCGCGGCAGTGGCGGCTGTGGAGGGTCTGGACTGGTTCGCCTCCTCAGGAGACTGGTCTGCCCTCGAGCAGCTGTATGAGCGCGCGGGAGCGCCCGTGTACCCCTTGACCATCGGGGCGGAGGCAAACGTCACCGAGCGGATCGAGCGGCACCGCGGGCAGGCCAGCGCCGAGCAGCTGGAGAGGCTGAGCAGGGACTGGACAGACGCCGTGGCCTTCGCTCGGCGGCTGAGCGCCCCCGGCATCTCCATCTTTCAGCAGAACCTCACCGCCGATATCGTTGCCGGAGTTCACGACGCCGGACTGCAGGTGTGGGTCTGGACGGTGAACGAGCCCGCACGTGCCCTGGAGCTGATGGCGATGGGGGTGGACGCGATCTGCACGGACGCCCCTGCCGATCTCCTGACCGCCCGAGACAGTGTCGACCGATAGCTCAACCACTCCCATTCTTCCGCGGCAGTTTGCGAATGGGGGGCATGTGGCCCCGCGGTCTATCGGCGCGGATGAGCATGCCTCGAGAGGCGGCACGCACCTGAGGCCCTGAGGGAGGGATCGCGGCAGAGTGTGCCGTTCCCTCGGTCGGCGCCGGGCACCTGCCTCTCGCCGCCATACCCGCTCGCTCCCGTTCGCAGATCGTCACCGTCACGTCACCCGGCGGCCACGGCGGCGACGGATTCGGGACACCGTAGCCGTGTCAGATGGTGGCGCAGCTGTGCGTGCGCGGCCTTCTCGTACAGCGGAACTTGAATTTCGAGTGGCTACTCGAGTTTGTGTTAGCCTGCAACGGCACCGGCTCACCAGTCACGACGACAGCCCAGGAAGAAGAGGCCGACGATGCAGGAAAATGGAGCATGTCCGCGCTGAATGAACTGGCGCAGATGCGCCGCACGCGGGGCAAGAAGCGTCAGAGTCTGACGGGACGCGAGCGGCGGGAGGAACGCACCGCCTTCGGTTTCCTTACTCCGTGGCTGCTCGGCCTCGCACTCATCACTGTCGGCCCGATGGTGGCATCCCTGTATCTGTCGTTCACCGACTACAACTTCCTCCAGGACCCACAATGGGTCGGCGGAGAGAACTACGTCCGGTTGCTCAACGATCCAAGGTTCCACCAGGCACTACTGGTGACCTTCAAGTACGTCGTGATCTCCGTGCCTGTCCAACTTGCCGCGGCCCTACTGGTGGCGATCGTGCTGGACCGTGGCCTGCGGGGTCTGGCGCTCTACCGCTCCGCGTTCTACCTTCCGTCGCTGCTCGGCGGCTCGGTCGCGATCGCGATCCTGTGGCGCCAGATCTTCGGCGCCGAGGGGCTGGTGAACTGGGTGCTCGGGCTCGTCGGCATCGAAGGGATGAGCTGGATCGCGAATCCGGAGACCGCCCTCGGCACGCTCATCGTGCTGAATGTGTGGACCTTCGGTGCACCGATGATCATCTTCCTTGCCGGATTGCGGCAGATCCCCACGATGTACTACGAGGCAGCGGCAGTGGACGGCGCAGGCCGGGCACGGCGCTTCGTCAAGATCACGCTGCCGCTGCTCTCGCCCATCATCTTCTTCAACCTGATCCTTCAGTTGATCGGCGCGTTCCAGGCATTCACGCAGGCCTTCATCATCTCGGGCGGTAATGGCTCACCGGCCGATTCCACCCTCTTCTACACGCTCTATCTCTACATGCGCGGGTTCGGCAATTTCGAGATGGGCTACGCCTCGGCCATGGCCTGGGTGCTCGTCGCCATCATCGGCCTGTTTACGCTCATCAATTTCGTGGTCTCCAAGTACTGGGTTTTCTATGACGACTGATCGATCTGGAATCATCCGCCGCCTCGGGCGCCACGCAGTCCTTATCGTGGTGGCGGTGCTCATGCTCTATCCCGTGCTGTGGATGCTGCTTTCCTCACTACGGCCAGATGAAGCGATCTTCAACAGCGGCGGGATCTCCTTCTCCGACCTCTCCTTCGACAATTACGTCGAAGGATGGAACGCGCTGCGTCATCCGTTCACGCACTACCTGATCAACTCCGTGATCATCACCGCCGGCGCCATCATCGGCAACTTGGTCTCCTGCAGCATGGCGGCCTACGCCTTCGCACGGCTCAATTTCCGCGCGAACAAGGCCTTCTTCGCGATCATGTTGATGACGATCATGCTGCCGGTGCACGTGCTGCTCGTGCCGCAGTACGTCCTCTTCTCCGAACTCGGCTGGATCAATACCCCGCTCCCGCTCATCGTGCCGAAGCTGCTGGCGACCGACGCCTTCTTCGTGTTCCTCATGGTGCAGTTCATCCGTGGCATCCCCCGGGAGCTGGACGAGGCAGCCACGATCGACGGCGCAGGTCCCGTGCGCATCTTCGTGCGGATCATCCTGCCGCTGACCGTGCCGGCCCTCGCCACCACAGCCATCTTCACCTTCATCTGGACGTGGAACGACTTCCTCGGTCCGCTGATCTTCCTCACCGACTCCGACGCCTACACCGTGCAGTTGGCGCTGCGCACGTTCATCGATTCCAGTGGTGGCGGTGGCGGTTCGTCGTGGGGGTCGCTCTTCGCGATGTCCACAGTGTCCCTGCTGCCGGTCTTCGTGATCTTCCTGGTTGGCCAGCGGTACCTGGTTCGAGGTATCGCGACCACCGGCGGTAAATAACCCGACGGCGAGTGACCGTCAAGCACAGTCCAATCGAAAGGATTCACCATGAGAAGGCCGACAAAGCCGCGGGCGGTCGCCGCAGTCGCCGGGACCGCCGTGTTCAGCTTGGCTCTCGCCGCATGCTCGTCTGAGGAGGCCGACGACGGCACGGTCGTCATCGAGTACGGCTGGTGGGGGAGCGCGGAGAGCAACGACGCCACCTTCGCCGCTATCGAGGCCTTCGAAGCCGAGAATCCGGAGATCACCGTCGAAGGGGAGGCCTCGCCCTGGGACGGCTACTGGGACAAGCTGGCGACGATGACCGCCGGTGGGGACGCTCCCGATGTGATCCATATGCAAGAGCGGTACATTCGCGAGTACGGCGAGCGCGGCGCTCTTGCCGACATCCGCACCCTGGACGGGGTCGACCTGGACGCGCTGGACGAGGAGATGGTCTCCCTCGGTGACGTCGATGGCGCGCTGTACGCGCTCCCGGCAGGAGTCAACACCTTCACCGTTGCCGTGAACGAAGACCTCTTCGCCGAGGCCGGGGTCGAGGTGCCCGACGACCGCACTTGGACCTGGGAGGACTACTACGAGGCGTCGGCGGCGACCGCCTCCGAGGACGTGACCGGAGTCAACTACCGGGCCGGGATCGAGAACCTTCGCCCATGGCTGCACCAGCACGGCGAGACGATGTACAACGAGGAAGGCACCGGCGTCGGATTCTCCCGCGAGGTCTTGGTCTCCTACCTCGAGAACATCTTGACCCAGCGAGAGAACGGCGGGCCCACAGCCGATCAGGTCTCCGAAGAGATGGGACTGCCGATCGACGCCACGCTGTTCGGCACCGGCCGCCAGTCGATGACCTGGTTCTACACCTCCGAGCTCTCGCCGTTCGCCGACGCCGTAGGCGATCACGTGCGGCTCATGCGCGTCCCATCCCAGACCGGGGAGCCGACCGACTCGGGCATGTATCTCCGGGGCTCATCGTTCTACTCGGTCTCGGCGTACGCCGACGAGGAGGAACAAGAGGCAGCAGCACAGTTCATCGACTTCATGATCAACGACGCGGACGCGCTGGCAGAGATCGGCATGCTCCGGGGCGTACCGCCGAACACCCAGCTGGTCGAGGACATCAGTGGCGACCTGGGCGAGTCCGACCAGCAGGTACTCGACTTCGTGACCGAGCTCAGGCCCGACCTCACTGTCGACCCGGTGGCTCCGTCCGCACCGGGCACTGGCAACGTGCAGGGCATCTTCGACCGCGAGGTGCTCGAGATGCTGTACGACCGCACCACTCCGGACGAGGCAGCAGACCGAATCATCGAGGCGATCGACAGTGAGCTCGCCTGAGCAGCGGCGCCCCCCGGTGCGCCTGGCCGTGATCCGAGCAGAAGATCGCGGCCAGGCGTACCCGAACAGGATTCGTTCGACCTTGGACCAGGACCACGTCGCGCCGTGGCTCGCAGTAACCGAATCGGGGCTCTCCGACCTGCCGGGAAATGACCTGACGGCGAGTGGCCCTCGAGCACAGTCCCATCGAAAGGATCCATCATGAGGAAGCCTGCAAGGCCACGGGTGGTGGCCGCAGTCGCTGGGACAGCGGTGATCAGTCTGGCCCTCGCCGCCTGTTCGTCCGAGGAGGATGACGGCACTGTCGTCATCGAGTACGGCTGGTGGGGGAGCGCCGAGTCCGACGAGGCCACCTTTGCGGCCATCGAGGCGTTCGAAGCCGCGAATCCGGGGATCACTGTGGAAGGGGAGGCCACGCCCTGGGACGGCTACTGGGACAAGCTGGCGACGATGAGCGCCGGTGGGGACGCCCCCGATGTCATCCACATGTCCGAGCGATACATTCGCGAGTACGGCGAGCGCGATGCTCTCGCCGACATCCGTGGTCTCGACGGGATCGACCTGGACAGCCTGGACGAGGCCGTGGTCTCGCTCGGTGAATCCGACGGCGCGTTGTACGCGGTTCCGGCGGGAGTCAACACCTTCACTGTTGCCGTGAACGCGGACCTCTTCGCCGAGGCCGGGGTCGAGGTGCCCGACGACCGCACTTGGACCTGGGAGGACTACTACGAGGCGTCGGCGGCGACGTCATCGGGGGAGGTGACCGGAGTCAACTACCGGGCGGGAGTCGAGAACCTTCGCCCGTGGCTGCACCAGCACGGCGAGACGATGTACAACGAGGAAGGTACCGGCGTCGGGTTCTCCCGCGAGGTACTGGTCTCCTACCTCGAGAACATCTTGACCCAGCGGCAGAATGGTGGGCCCACGGCCGATCAGGTCTCCGAAGAGATGGGACTGCCTCTCGAGGCCACGCTGTTCGGCACTGGTAGCCAGTCGATGACTTGGTTCTACTCCTCCGAGCTGGGGCCGTTTGCCGCAGCTGCGGGTGAGGACGTGCGGCTCATGCGCGTCCCATCTCAGACCGGGGAGCCGACCGACTCGGGCATGTATCTGCGCGGCTCATCGTTCTACTCGGTCTCGGCGTACGCCGACGAGGAGGAGCAGGAAGCGGCGGCACAGTTCATCGACTTCATGATCAACGACGCGGACGCGCTGGCAGAGATCGGCATGCTCCGGGGCGTGCCGCCGAACACCGAGCTGGTCGAGGAGATCAGCGGCGACTTGGACGAAGTCGACCAGCAGGTGCTCGAGTTCGTGACCGAGCTCAGGCCCGATCTCGCCGTGGACTCGCCGCCTCCCTCCCCACCGGGCTCCGGCAACGTGCAGGGCATCTTCGACCGCGAGGTGCTCGAGATGCTGTACGACCGCACCACTCCGGACGAGGCAGCAGACCGAATCATCGAGGCGATCGATAATGAGCTCGCCTGATCAGCGGCGCACCCCGGTGCGCCTGGCCGTGATCGGAGCAGGAAACCGCGGCCAGGCGTACCTGGACTGGGTTCGCTCGAACCAGGATCGAGCTGTTCTGGTCGCGGTCGCCGATCCGCGGTCCTCGGCGAGGAACGAGATCCGGCGCGGTTTCGCCGAGGTGCACGAGTACGAGGACTGGCGCCCGCTGATCGCGGCAGCCGATGCACTCGAACTCGACGCAGTGATCGTCGCGACCCAAGATCGGGACCACGTCCAGCCGTGCCTCGCAGTCGCCGAATCCGGGCTCGCATTGCTGGCGGAGAAACCGCTCGGAGTCACGGCCGAGGAGTGCGAGACGATCGTCACCGCCGTGCAGCGAGCGGACATCCCGTTCGCCGTCGGGCACGTGATGCGGTACACCCCGTACACCGACCTGGTGCGTCGCGTCATCGGATCGGGGCAGATCGGCGAGGTGATCAATGTCCAACACCTGGAGCCGGTCGGGTGGTGGCACGCCGCGCATTCCTACGTCCGGGGGAACTGGCGCAACACGGCGCAATCGTCGCCGATGCTGCTCGCGAAGAGCTCGCACGACATCGACTGGCTCATGTACGTCACCGGGAAGACGATCGACTCGGTCGCCAGCTTCGGCAACCGTTCCCACTTCCGCGAGTCGGCGGCTCCCGACGGGTCGGCGGAGCGTTGTCTGGACTGTGCGGTCGAACCGGACTGTCCCTACTCTGCGAAGAAGATCTATCTCGAACCGACACAGCGTTCAGGGCGTGTCCAGTGGCCGGCCACTGTCGTCACCGACGGCGAATCGGAGGCCGAGCTGATCGAGGCGCTTGCCTCCGGCCCGTATGGCCGCTGCGTCTACCGCTGCGACAACGACGTGGTCGACCACCAGGTCGTCGCGCTCCGCTTCGACGACGGGACGGCCGGTACCTTCACCATGACGGCGTTCTCGGAGCACGCGAACCGGCGGACGCAGTTCTTCGGCACCCGGGGGAGCATCGATGGTGACGGCGACAGCATCGAGGTCTTCGACTTCGCCACCGGAGAACGCGAACGGATCGAGGTGACCAGCCAGGGATCGTTCGACGCTGGTGGGGGTCACGCCGGCGGCGACGACGGCCTGATCTCCGCCTTCGTCCAGGCGCTCGCCACCGGGGATCGCTCGCACATCCGCTCCGGACCGACCGAGACGTTACGCAGCCACCTCAGTGTGTTTGCTGCCGAGGAGTCCCGGCTCGATGGACAGACGAAGCAGGTAGTTCTCCCAGCCCGGTAGCCACGACACCCGACCCGCGAGGCACCACCGGTTCTCGGTTCATCGAGGCTACGGTAGGCGGGTGCCCGAGTACCGCTTCGCCCGCAACCCCGGTGGTGGGGTGGTCTCCTCGGCGGACCGAGTGGCCTGGCTGCGCGCGCGGCTCTGGGGCGTGACCGCCACGGACGCCCGGCGTCTGGTCACCTCCCGGGGCAAGGTAAGCAAACAGCGCACCCGCCTGCTCGCGGAGAAGCTTTCCGGGCGCACCCTGCCTCGCCTGCCGCAGTTCGCCCACGGGATCGAACGCGAGCCGGTGATCGCCCACTGGGTGCACCAGCGGTTTGGCATCGCCCCGAGCGGGGCGCTCTGCCACGGTGCGAACCACCGGCACCTGGCCACCCCGGACGGTCTCGGCGAGCATTCCATCGCCGAGATCAAGACCTCGGTGGCAGATCTGGACAGCACTGCCCGCACCTACACCGACCAGCTGCAGTGGCAGCTGCACGTGACCGGCTGCGAGCAGGTGCTGTTCGTGGTGGAGCACCGGCACACGATGCGCCGCGACTTTCGCTGGGTGGGCCGGGACGAGGCACGGATCGCACTGCTCGCCGAGCATGCGGACACCTTCCTCGCCGAGCTGGACGCGGCCCGGGCTGCCTGGGTCGAGCGCGCCGAGCAGG is a genomic window of Ruania zhangjianzhongii containing:
- a CDS encoding GNAT family N-acetyltransferase, whose translation is MPSLLRPAIAAGSLSPAQPVLTDGTLTLRPWITGDIPGLVAAYAEPEIQRWHARSMSVAEAGDWIADAGQTWSAGTAASWAVETDSLLAGRMTLRFHLPDGFAEAAYWTRSTFSGRGVASRALHAATEWAFSIGMHRVELEHSTLNSASCRVALKAGFTAEGTRREGALHTDGWHDMHTHGKISAEATGSQATMPCA
- a CDS encoding TetR/AcrR family transcriptional regulator, which translates into the protein MAQEAKPRRRGPYAKSAYRRRSIVAAAFAVFAANGYRGGSLQDVADRVGLSQTALLHYFPSKRDLLVAVLARRDEVSDSSQLGEGMAFQDQIVEQAHLNESVPGLIELYAVLCGESVTDDYPGRSYFVQRFDRLRTEYTDELRELQILGKLRDGVDPERAAASLIALWDGLQTQWLLNPAIDVAAGLREYLELIIPADQAGTAA
- a CDS encoding glycerophosphodiester phosphodiesterase: MDIYAHRGASIELPENTLGAFAKAIEYGVDGVELDCYRARDGRIVVIHDETLERTTNATGPVRERTAAELRQVDAGQSEYVPTLDEVLALVAGKVRVNIEIKDPEAVDGVIAAVAAVEGLDWFASSGDWSALEQLYERAGAPVYPLTIGAEANVTERIERHRGQASAEQLERLSRDWTDAVAFARRLSAPGISIFQQNLTADIVAGVHDAGLQVWVWTVNEPARALELMAMGVDAICTDAPADLLTARDSVDR
- a CDS encoding carbohydrate ABC transporter permease; this encodes MSALNELAQMRRTRGKKRQSLTGRERREERTAFGFLTPWLLGLALITVGPMVASLYLSFTDYNFLQDPQWVGGENYVRLLNDPRFHQALLVTFKYVVISVPVQLAAALLVAIVLDRGLRGLALYRSAFYLPSLLGGSVAIAILWRQIFGAEGLVNWVLGLVGIEGMSWIANPETALGTLIVLNVWTFGAPMIIFLAGLRQIPTMYYEAAAVDGAGRARRFVKITLPLLSPIIFFNLILQLIGAFQAFTQAFIISGGNGSPADSTLFYTLYLYMRGFGNFEMGYASAMAWVLVAIIGLFTLINFVVSKYWVFYDD
- a CDS encoding carbohydrate ABC transporter permease, whose translation is MTTDRSGIIRRLGRHAVLIVVAVLMLYPVLWMLLSSLRPDEAIFNSGGISFSDLSFDNYVEGWNALRHPFTHYLINSVIITAGAIIGNLVSCSMAAYAFARLNFRANKAFFAIMLMTIMLPVHVLLVPQYVLFSELGWINTPLPLIVPKLLATDAFFVFLMVQFIRGIPRELDEAATIDGAGPVRIFVRIILPLTVPALATTAIFTFIWTWNDFLGPLIFLTDSDAYTVQLALRTFIDSSGGGGGSSWGSLFAMSTVSLLPVFVIFLVGQRYLVRGIATTGGK
- a CDS encoding ABC transporter substrate-binding protein, which translates into the protein MRRPTKPRAVAAVAGTAVFSLALAACSSEEADDGTVVIEYGWWGSAESNDATFAAIEAFEAENPEITVEGEASPWDGYWDKLATMTAGGDAPDVIHMQERYIREYGERGALADIRTLDGVDLDALDEEMVSLGDVDGALYALPAGVNTFTVAVNEDLFAEAGVEVPDDRTWTWEDYYEASAATASEDVTGVNYRAGIENLRPWLHQHGETMYNEEGTGVGFSREVLVSYLENILTQRENGGPTADQVSEEMGLPIDATLFGTGRQSMTWFYTSELSPFADAVGDHVRLMRVPSQTGEPTDSGMYLRGSSFYSVSAYADEEEQEAAAQFIDFMINDADALAEIGMLRGVPPNTQLVEDISGDLGESDQQVLDFVTELRPDLTVDPVAPSAPGTGNVQGIFDREVLEMLYDRTTPDEAADRIIEAIDSELA
- a CDS encoding ABC transporter substrate-binding protein — translated: MRKPARPRVVAAVAGTAVISLALAACSSEEDDGTVVIEYGWWGSAESDEATFAAIEAFEAANPGITVEGEATPWDGYWDKLATMSAGGDAPDVIHMSERYIREYGERDALADIRGLDGIDLDSLDEAVVSLGESDGALYAVPAGVNTFTVAVNADLFAEAGVEVPDDRTWTWEDYYEASAATSSGEVTGVNYRAGVENLRPWLHQHGETMYNEEGTGVGFSREVLVSYLENILTQRQNGGPTADQVSEEMGLPLEATLFGTGSQSMTWFYSSELGPFAAAAGEDVRLMRVPSQTGEPTDSGMYLRGSSFYSVSAYADEEEQEAAAQFIDFMINDADALAEIGMLRGVPPNTELVEEISGDLDEVDQQVLEFVTELRPDLAVDSPPPSPPGSGNVQGIFDREVLEMLYDRTTPDEAADRIIEAIDNELA
- a CDS encoding Gfo/Idh/MocA family protein, whose product is MSSPDQRRTPVRLAVIGAGNRGQAYLDWVRSNQDRAVLVAVADPRSSARNEIRRGFAEVHEYEDWRPLIAAADALELDAVIVATQDRDHVQPCLAVAESGLALLAEKPLGVTAEECETIVTAVQRADIPFAVGHVMRYTPYTDLVRRVIGSGQIGEVINVQHLEPVGWWHAAHSYVRGNWRNTAQSSPMLLAKSSHDIDWLMYVTGKTIDSVASFGNRSHFRESAAPDGSAERCLDCAVEPDCPYSAKKIYLEPTQRSGRVQWPATVVTDGESEAELIEALASGPYGRCVYRCDNDVVDHQVVALRFDDGTAGTFTMTAFSEHANRRTQFFGTRGSIDGDGDSIEVFDFATGERERIEVTSQGSFDAGGGHAGGDDGLISAFVQALATGDRSHIRSGPTETLRSHLSVFAAEESRLDGQTKQVVLPAR
- a CDS encoding YqaJ viral recombinase family protein; translated protein: MPEYRFARNPGGGVVSSADRVAWLRARLWGVTATDARRLVTSRGKVSKQRTRLLAEKLSGRTLPRLPQFAHGIEREPVIAHWVHQRFGIAPSGALCHGANHRHLATPDGLGEHSIAEIKTSVADLDSTARTYTDQLQWQLHVTGCEQVLFVVEHRHTMRRDFRWVGRDEARIALLAEHADTFLAELDAARAAWVERAEQEEQVARWWDERAPETAAAPPDWAGAGHAPASSRAAT